A genomic stretch from Petrimonas mucosa includes:
- the pepE gene encoding dipeptidase PepE, protein MRLLLISNSTNPGEAYLDYPKEHIRDFLGIKTKNALFIPYAAVTFSYDEYEEKVNSRFAEIGHHVTSIHRFINPVEAIENADAIVVGGGNTWQLVKTLQEKGLMKVIRKRVRKGLPYIGWSAGSNIACPTLRTTNDMPIVEPKKFKTLKLVPFQINPHYLDDHPANHGGETREMRIREFIEINRDIFVVGLREGTMLLLEKNELSLIGSRNARIFKYGQDPRELSSEDDFSFLLSEPFNL, encoded by the coding sequence ATGAGATTATTGTTAATCAGTAACTCCACCAATCCGGGAGAAGCTTACCTGGATTATCCCAAAGAGCATATCAGAGATTTTCTGGGCATCAAGACGAAAAATGCCCTGTTTATCCCCTACGCTGCCGTCACCTTCTCATATGACGAATATGAAGAGAAAGTGAACAGCAGGTTTGCCGAGATCGGACACCACGTAACCAGTATCCACCGGTTTATCAATCCCGTGGAGGCCATTGAAAATGCCGATGCAATAGTGGTGGGAGGCGGAAATACCTGGCAGCTGGTCAAGACTCTTCAAGAGAAGGGATTGATGAAAGTCATCCGGAAACGGGTCAGAAAGGGTCTGCCCTATATCGGTTGGAGTGCAGGCTCAAACATTGCCTGTCCCACCTTGAGGACCACCAACGACATGCCCATCGTTGAACCGAAAAAGTTCAAAACGCTCAAACTCGTTCCTTTTCAGATCAACCCCCACTATCTGGACGATCATCCGGCCAACCATGGAGGGGAGACCCGCGAGATGCGTATCAGGGAGTTCATCGAGATCAACCGGGATATCTTTGTCGTCGGTCTTCGGGAAGGCACGATGTTGCTATTGGAGAAGAATGAATTGTCTCTGATAGGATCACGTAATGCCCGCATTTTTAAATATGGACAGGATCCCAGGGAACTCTCCAGTGAAGATGATTTCAGTTTCTTACTTTCAGAACCGTTCAATTTATGA
- a CDS encoding DNA alkylation repair protein → MDEVLQRIRGDLRRSMNGVASKSMREKGLDYKLNFGVEIPRLRQLSKRYPADMDLAERLWKLETRELKILASMLYPVDAFDMEKARQWVNEIPNQEIREQVCMNLFQRLEFADKLVEEWTGSDNGEVRATGYWLFARLLIIRSELVNQIDPYAIMEKMVADLESGSYFLRLSAQRALTFLGRSSATFSQKILAAIQDFNSSDDIVKNEIFESLNFEFTNFPG, encoded by the coding sequence ATGGATGAAGTGTTGCAGCGGATCAGGGGTGATTTGCGCCGTTCCATGAATGGTGTGGCATCCAAAAGTATGCGGGAGAAGGGACTTGACTACAAGCTCAATTTCGGGGTGGAAATTCCCCGTTTGCGCCAACTCTCCAAAAGGTACCCGGCCGATATGGATCTGGCCGAACGCTTATGGAAACTGGAAACCCGTGAGTTGAAGATATTGGCATCGATGCTCTATCCCGTGGATGCATTCGATATGGAGAAGGCCCGGCAGTGGGTGAACGAGATTCCCAACCAGGAGATCCGGGAGCAGGTTTGTATGAATCTGTTTCAGAGGCTCGAATTTGCAGATAAACTGGTGGAGGAGTGGACCGGGTCGGACAACGGGGAGGTGCGTGCCACAGGTTACTGGTTGTTTGCCAGACTGTTGATCATACGCTCCGAACTTGTCAACCAGATAGACCCCTACGCAATCATGGAGAAGATGGTTGCCGATTTGGAATCAGGGTCCTATTTCCTGCGTCTTTCGGCCCAGCGGGCGTTGACTTTTCTGGGCAGAAGCAGTGCCACTTTCTCTCAGAAAATATTGGCTGCAATTCAAGATTTCAACTCATCCGACGATATCGTGAAAAATGAAATTTTTGAGAGCCTGAACTTTGAATTTACAAACTTTCCCGGTTGA
- a CDS encoding MarR family winged helix-turn-helix transcriptional regulator produces MKSKKLLIEIIELLDQFEKTTQSNEVELSLNDFILFLQQRRTIKEERNDTVRIAQNISFLHRYSKFYIKKALKGSLLQTVDEYTYLVTLFNEESLSKTEINNRNVIEKTSGNEIMRRLLNAKLIGERRDKEDKRRMRVFITDKGRAELTKIFPGLWKSATMLSGVLAPPEKESFLQVSDKLCDFHKNIFAHCKEEEIDSLLSKLPSVNRESL; encoded by the coding sequence ATGAAATCAAAAAAATTGTTGATAGAGATCATTGAATTATTGGATCAGTTTGAGAAAACGACTCAATCGAACGAGGTGGAACTTTCGCTGAACGACTTTATCCTTTTTCTGCAACAGAGACGGACAATCAAAGAGGAGAGAAACGACACGGTGCGTATTGCGCAAAACATAAGTTTCCTGCACCGGTACTCCAAGTTCTACATCAAGAAAGCGCTGAAAGGATCGTTGCTCCAAACGGTCGATGAATACACCTACCTGGTAACATTGTTTAATGAAGAAAGTTTGTCCAAGACAGAGATCAACAATAGGAATGTGATTGAAAAAACGTCGGGCAACGAAATTATGCGGCGGCTTCTGAACGCGAAGCTTATCGGTGAGCGCCGCGATAAGGAGGACAAGCGTAGAATGCGTGTTTTTATCACCGATAAAGGAAGAGCGGAACTGACGAAGATTTTTCCCGGGTTGTGGAAGTCTGCCACGATGTTATCCGGAGTACTGGCTCCTCCGGAGAAAGAGTCGTTTTTGCAGGTCTCCGATAAACTTTGTGATTTCCACAAAAACATTTTCGCACACTGCAAAGAGGAGGAGATCGATAGTTTACTGTCAAAACTACCTTCCGTCAACCGGGAAAGTTTGTAA
- a CDS encoding ABC transporter ATP-binding protein: MEIAARIEGASKEYKTGDTTIVALTPSTVSFNTGEVTLIVGPSGSGKTTLLSLLGCVIYPTTGDVWLGDTCVNRLSETELAKIRLNEIGFVFQGFNLLSPLNALENVMQPLLLKGESRKVAKEKALSIIRKFDMLSRVKNLPRNLSGGQQQRIAVARALVTDPKLILCDEPTASLDHKSAVLVMDMLKALSRENRAVIIVTHDTRLKRYADRTIYVSEGKISDTPFDESFDH; the protein is encoded by the coding sequence ATGGAGATCGCAGCAAGAATAGAAGGGGCCAGTAAGGAGTATAAGACGGGCGACACCACGATTGTGGCGCTGACGCCCTCTACTGTCAGTTTCAATACTGGAGAGGTGACGCTGATTGTGGGACCGTCCGGTTCAGGAAAAACCACGTTGCTTTCGTTGCTTGGTTGTGTCATCTACCCCACAACCGGGGATGTCTGGCTGGGTGACACCTGCGTAAACAGGCTTTCAGAGACAGAATTGGCAAAGATTCGTCTGAACGAGATCGGTTTTGTGTTTCAGGGCTTCAATCTCCTGTCTCCGCTCAACGCACTGGAGAACGTGATGCAGCCGCTTCTCCTGAAAGGTGAGTCGCGTAAAGTAGCCAAAGAAAAGGCGCTGTCGATCATCCGGAAGTTTGATATGTTGTCGCGGGTGAAAAACCTCCCACGTAACCTCAGTGGGGGACAACAACAACGTATTGCTGTTGCCCGTGCCCTTGTTACCGATCCGAAACTGATACTCTGCGATGAACCCACCGCTTCACTCGATCACAAGAGTGCCGTTCTGGTAATGGATATGCTGAAAGCCCTTTCACGTGAAAACCGGGCTGTAATTATCGTTACACACGACACGCGCCTAAAAAGGTATGCAGACCGGACCATTTATGTATCTGAAGGTAAAATCAGCGATACGCCGTTCGACGAATCGTTTGATCACTAA
- a CDS encoding HlyD family secretion protein — MKRVLLTLPLMLSLFACGKKEAERTPIEPAPVNIAVGIGKITPQGGVSKLASPVAGIVSDIAVTTGVKVKQGDLLLTLDNTDASLALNEIESRLSTQQKSIASAKVLKEQGVIRLREKERKLKDALELLAAGAESGENVRSLQNEYDLEKQNLEKLQNDILLQESQLREIAAQRKMRSEELNRTSLRAPMDGIVLDVLPKRGEAVNRYETYALLAPDTPLIVLAEIDEMFSNRLKLGQSCEIRVAGNPQPVAHGKLIVISPDLKSKSLFSDSGEDFQDRRVREIEVSIDNDSGLLIDTKVECIVHLN, encoded by the coding sequence ATGAAAAGAGTGCTTTTGACTTTGCCTCTCATGCTCTCTCTTTTTGCCTGTGGCAAGAAGGAAGCGGAGAGAACCCCGATAGAGCCAGCCCCGGTCAATATAGCTGTGGGCATCGGCAAGATAACCCCGCAGGGTGGTGTCAGCAAACTGGCTTCACCTGTTGCGGGGATCGTTTCTGACATAGCCGTGACAACCGGGGTGAAGGTTAAGCAGGGCGATCTGCTGCTAACCCTCGACAACACCGATGCCTCATTGGCATTGAACGAGATTGAAAGCCGGCTGTCAACCCAGCAAAAGTCGATAGCCTCGGCCAAGGTACTGAAGGAGCAGGGTGTGATCCGTCTGCGGGAAAAGGAGAGAAAGTTGAAGGATGCCCTTGAGCTGCTTGCAGCGGGAGCCGAGAGTGGCGAGAACGTGCGGAGTCTCCAGAACGAATATGATCTGGAAAAACAGAACCTGGAGAAGTTGCAGAACGACATACTTCTTCAGGAGTCGCAACTCCGGGAAATTGCGGCACAAAGGAAGATGCGGTCGGAAGAGTTGAACCGTACCTCCTTGCGTGCACCGATGGATGGGATAGTGCTTGACGTATTGCCAAAAAGGGGAGAGGCGGTTAACCGGTATGAGACCTACGCACTGCTGGCCCCGGATACTCCGCTGATTGTTCTGGCCGAAATTGACGAGATGTTTTCAAACCGGCTCAAGTTGGGCCAGTCGTGTGAGATACGGGTTGCCGGCAATCCTCAACCGGTGGCTCATGGAAAGCTCATCGTGATCTCGCCCGATTTGAAATCGAAATCGCTCTTTTCAGACAGCGGCGAGGATTTCCAGGATCGCCGGGTACGTGAAATCGAAGTCTCCATCGACAACGATTCAGGCCTGCTTATCGATACCAAGGTTGAGTGCATCGTTCATCTAAATTAG
- a CDS encoding ABC transporter permease — MFATAYKFIRFEKSKSTGILLGIIISIYLIGLELGIFFYLTTLIGGVINNAKPEYSQIFVVNKLTGNANILSPFDKRWVNQLRSIEGVDDTHGMVMANVSVRFDNGESSPAIIIGSEYPELAAGPSDLLLNSGSTSNLFLHETVSTDYYDNKTFGYDVKLGTRFEIGGKSVTVGATTKNAKGFSSPMLYTTDVTARYYSGFPEDAVSAVIVTVKERSKIDEVISRINSIAPDLKAWRSEDLNNATVINVMTANNMGMSFGTLVIFAIVSGFFIIGLTMYSATYDRIKDYGTLKAIGATGRYITLLVIAQSFIYAVVGFAVSLLLLIMTKLGMAKAGLIINLSPQFLGFLFFVTLIIAVASSLFSIQKLKKVEPSSVFR, encoded by the coding sequence ATGTTTGCAACAGCATATAAGTTCATCCGGTTTGAAAAGTCGAAGAGTACAGGAATCCTGCTGGGAATAATTATCAGTATCTACCTGATTGGTCTGGAGTTGGGCATCTTCTTTTATCTCACCACGCTTATCGGCGGAGTGATCAATAACGCCAAGCCCGAATATTCACAGATCTTTGTCGTTAACAAACTTACCGGAAATGCCAATATCCTCTCGCCGTTCGACAAGCGGTGGGTGAACCAGCTGAGAAGCATCGAGGGAGTTGACGACACCCACGGAATGGTAATGGCAAACGTTTCGGTCCGTTTCGATAACGGAGAGAGCTCACCGGCCATCATTATCGGAAGCGAATATCCCGAGCTGGCTGCGGGCCCGTCCGATTTGCTGTTGAACTCGGGCAGTACAAGCAACCTGTTCCTCCATGAGACAGTCTCGACCGATTATTACGACAACAAGACGTTTGGTTATGACGTGAAGTTGGGGACCCGCTTCGAGATTGGCGGCAAAAGCGTTACAGTAGGTGCAACCACGAAGAATGCCAAAGGTTTCTCGAGTCCGATGCTCTACACGACCGATGTCACGGCACGCTACTATTCCGGATTTCCGGAAGATGCGGTCAGTGCAGTTATCGTTACGGTGAAGGAGCGGTCGAAAATCGATGAGGTGATCAGCCGGATAAACAGCATTGCTCCTGACCTGAAGGCCTGGCGTTCGGAAGATCTGAACAACGCCACCGTTATCAATGTGATGACGGCAAACAACATGGGTATGAGTTTCGGAACGCTGGTCATCTTTGCCATCGTGAGCGGATTCTTTATCATCGGGCTTACCATGTATTCTGCCACTTACGATCGGATCAAGGATTACGGAACATTAAAAGCCATTGGGGCTACCGGTCGCTACATTACCCTTCTGGTGATTGCCCAGTCGTTCATCTATGCAGTGGTGGGATTTGCAGTTTCGTTGCTTCTGCTGATCATGACCAAACTGGGTATGGCCAAGGCGGGACTTATCATCAATCTCTCCCCGCAGTTTCTGGGATTTCTCTTCTTTGTCACATTGATTATTGCGGTCGCAAGCTCCCTCTTTTCCATCCAGAAGTTGAAAAAGGTGGAGCCCTCGTCCGTCTTCAGATAA
- a CDS encoding TolC family protein encodes MDKRYFLTLACSFVLLSVTGQESRVELDNLTLESALTYSLAHSPTVVKQRLKSQQAGYQLEQIKREYLPDIYASSELRRNIVIPSTPIPASMINPSSPDGELMYMRFNTPWSSGAGINVAFDIFNPETAGRKLMQEKELNISRLDSRISENELRASVAQAYVDCAIARAQLEALAADTVYYASLFREAADRYRREKISLAERNSAEINYNTSLARFHQAKNILHNANVALLLQMGLEADEDNLNRIWLTDDIESLYLKMAELEPVNDVAPLSHLRQAEQVSLSEIRTRSAVLKYAPSLSLTGYYGANYFGRELKPGDPDRWFGNSFLALSLRVPISRSLSTAKEVSRLRVEEQLERENLREIKNSRLAELSKERDRVETLRETYGLKLANMNLMKQQVVAREIQFQKGYLLESEFLSEKLREQNAQQEYLQAAYDLLSACINLEKLMKN; translated from the coding sequence ATGGATAAAAGATACTTTCTCACCCTTGCATGTAGCTTCGTCCTTTTGTCGGTAACGGGTCAGGAGAGCAGGGTAGAGTTGGACAACCTAACACTGGAAAGCGCGCTGACCTATTCATTGGCTCATTCTCCAACGGTTGTCAAGCAACGGCTCAAGTCACAGCAGGCAGGATACCAGCTTGAGCAGATAAAACGGGAATATCTGCCCGACATCTATGCCTCCTCCGAGTTGAGGCGTAACATCGTTATCCCGTCAACGCCCATCCCGGCTTCGATGATCAATCCTTCGTCCCCCGATGGGGAGTTGATGTACATGCGCTTCAATACCCCGTGGAGTTCCGGCGCTGGTATCAATGTGGCATTCGATATTTTCAATCCCGAGACGGCCGGTAGGAAGTTGATGCAGGAAAAGGAGTTAAATATCAGTCGGCTCGACTCCAGGATTTCTGAAAACGAGTTGCGGGCTTCAGTTGCACAGGCCTATGTAGATTGTGCGATAGCGCGGGCCCAGCTGGAGGCGCTGGCAGCCGATACGGTCTATTATGCCTCCCTTTTCAGGGAAGCGGCCGACCGTTACCGGCGTGAGAAGATCTCTCTGGCAGAGAGAAACAGCGCCGAGATCAATTACAATACCTCTCTTGCCCGTTTTCATCAGGCAAAGAACATCTTACACAATGCCAATGTAGCCCTGTTACTGCAGATGGGGCTGGAAGCGGATGAGGATAATTTGAACAGGATATGGCTGACAGATGATATCGAATCGCTTTACCTGAAAATGGCGGAGCTGGAACCTGTGAACGACGTGGCCCCCCTCTCTCATCTCCGGCAGGCCGAACAGGTTTCGCTTTCGGAAATCAGGACCAGGAGTGCGGTATTGAAGTATGCGCCATCACTGTCGTTGACAGGGTATTACGGGGCCAACTATTTCGGTAGGGAGTTGAAGCCGGGCGATCCCGACCGGTGGTTCGGAAACAGTTTTCTGGCTCTCTCGCTGAGGGTTCCCATTTCACGGTCGCTAAGCACTGCAAAGGAGGTCTCCCGATTGCGGGTAGAAGAACAGCTTGAACGTGAGAATCTTCGGGAAATAAAAAACAGCCGCCTGGCCGAATTGTCAAAGGAGAGAGACAGAGTGGAGACCTTAAGGGAGACTTATGGGTTGAAACTGGCAAACATGAACCTGATGAAGCAACAGGTTGTAGCAAGAGAGATCCAGTTTCAGAAAGGATATTTACTCGAAAGCGAGTTCCTTTCAGAGAAGCTGCGCGAACAGAATGCACAGCAGGAGTACCTGCAGGCCGCCTACGACCTCCTTTCGGCTTGCATCAACCTCGAAAAGCTGATGAAGAACTGA
- a CDS encoding alpha/beta hydrolase family protein, protein MKKRVSILLLLSVTISLAAQEITGSWSGTLNVMGNRLPVVFNISRTDSLYSTTMDSPAQNAFGVPTTKTTFSGNRLEIVATGLGIFYQGTVQGDSIIGTFNQGGIPFPLVLKQSGKPLLNRPQEPLPPFPYRSEEVKFPNKKDEIELSGSLTIPDSTGRFPAVVLIAGSGPHDRDETIFGHKPFLVIADHLTRNGFVVLRYDKRGIGNSTGDYQGATTRDFAADAAAAVAYLKTRREVMQSAIGLIGHSEGGLIAPMVASSGKHDIRFIVLMAGMGENGLETVMEQNRISMQQLNMEPENIEQSLRALREIFESLSEWEGREADRVVLRDRLSQLWEQYPLFVKMKINKENFIRNQVNPITTPWYRQFLTLDPSQFLQKVKCPVLAINGENDTQVVPEKNLAAIQSALDRGGNRRYELKAYPRLNHLFQESETGRVDEYGKIEQTISPEVLSDITAWIKKQVKQ, encoded by the coding sequence GTGAAAAAGCGAGTTTCCATCCTTCTGTTGTTATCCGTCACCATCTCCCTTGCCGCACAAGAGATTACCGGCAGCTGGAGCGGGACCCTCAATGTTATGGGAAACAGGTTGCCTGTTGTCTTCAATATCTCCAGGACCGACAGCCTTTACAGCACTACAATGGACAGTCCCGCGCAAAATGCTTTTGGAGTGCCAACGACAAAGACCACCTTCTCCGGGAACCGGCTCGAGATTGTGGCAACGGGACTGGGTATTTTTTATCAGGGAACAGTGCAGGGAGACTCAATTATAGGCACATTCAACCAGGGAGGAATCCCTTTTCCGCTTGTGCTCAAGCAGTCAGGCAAGCCGCTTCTGAACCGGCCTCAAGAACCTCTCCCCCCATTTCCCTACAGATCGGAAGAGGTGAAATTCCCCAATAAAAAAGATGAGATCGAACTGTCAGGATCACTCACAATACCAGACTCCACAGGCAGGTTCCCGGCCGTGGTGCTTATCGCAGGCAGCGGCCCTCACGACAGGGACGAGACCATTTTCGGACACAAACCGTTTCTGGTAATCGCCGACCACCTGACAAGAAACGGATTTGTCGTTCTCAGATACGACAAACGGGGCATAGGGAATTCCACAGGTGACTATCAAGGGGCAACCACCAGGGACTTTGCAGCAGATGCCGCTGCGGCAGTGGCCTACCTGAAAACAAGGAGAGAGGTGATGCAATCGGCTATCGGCCTTATCGGCCATAGCGAGGGGGGATTGATTGCCCCCATGGTGGCATCATCAGGGAAGCATGATATCCGGTTCATCGTCCTGATGGCAGGAATGGGAGAGAACGGACTCGAAACGGTAATGGAACAGAACCGAATCTCGATGCAGCAACTCAACATGGAACCGGAGAATATCGAGCAATCATTGAGGGCGCTGCGTGAGATATTTGAAAGCCTTTCGGAATGGGAAGGGAGAGAAGCCGATCGGGTGGTATTGCGCGACAGGCTATCGCAACTTTGGGAACAATATCCCCTTTTCGTAAAGATGAAAATCAACAAGGAGAACTTCATCCGCAACCAGGTGAACCCAATCACCACCCCTTGGTACCGGCAGTTTCTGACACTCGATCCGTCACAATTCCTACAAAAGGTGAAATGTCCCGTGCTGGCCATCAACGGAGAGAATGATACCCAGGTGGTCCCTGAAAAAAATCTTGCAGCTATACAATCTGCACTGGATAGGGGAGGAAACCGACGATATGAGCTGAAGGCCTATCCGCGGCTGAATCATCTTTTTCAGGAGAGCGAAACCGGCCGTGTAGATGAGTATGGAAAGATTGAGCAGACCATCTCGCCGGAGGTGTTGTCCGACATCACGGCCTGGATAAAAAAACAGGTAAAACAATAA
- the rlmH gene encoding 23S rRNA (pseudouridine(1915)-N(3))-methyltransferase RlmH, translated as MKVVLLSVGKTDEDFYVRAIEMFKKRLSHYIPFELDFVPDVKNRKNLSEKEQKQLEGEAILNRIQPGDHVVLLDDKGKQYSSMEFSAFIEKRSHSVPKRLVFVVGGPYGFADQVYDRANEKLSLSRMTFTHQMVRLVFVEQLYRAMTILNGEPYHHE; from the coding sequence ATGAAGGTGGTTTTGCTGTCCGTTGGAAAGACCGATGAGGATTTCTACGTCCGGGCAATCGAGATGTTCAAAAAAAGGTTGAGTCATTATATCCCGTTTGAACTCGATTTTGTACCCGATGTGAAAAACAGAAAGAACCTGTCGGAGAAGGAACAGAAACAGCTCGAAGGTGAAGCCATTCTGAACCGTATTCAACCGGGCGACCATGTAGTGTTGCTGGATGACAAGGGGAAACAATACTCGTCAATGGAGTTTTCAGCCTTTATCGAGAAGCGGTCGCACTCGGTGCCCAAACGGCTTGTTTTTGTCGTTGGCGGACCTTACGGATTTGCAGACCAAGTATACGACCGTGCAAACGAGAAACTGTCGCTATCGCGGATGACCTTTACCCACCAGATGGTTCGGCTGGTGTTTGTGGAGCAGTTGTACCGGGCAATGACAATATTAAACGGCGAACCGTATCATCATGAATAG
- the nadC gene encoding carboxylating nicotinate-nucleotide diphosphorylase has protein sequence MELEKLTDKLLELAFAEDIGDGDHTTLCSIPETATGKARLLIKEEGILAGVEVARTIFNRFDKELKMDVFINDGAQVKPGDVAFLVSGKVQSLLQTERLVLNIMQRMSGIATTTGKYVKLLEGTKTKVLDTRKTTPGMRMLEKQAVKIGGGENHRIGLFDMILLKDNHVDFAGGIENAIRRAQQYLKDKKKQLAIEIEVRNFDELRQALAVGGVDRIMLDNFTPEQTAEAVRLVNGRVELESSGGITYETIRQYAECGVDYISVGALTHSVKSLDMSLKAVE, from the coding sequence ATGGAATTAGAAAAATTGACGGATAAACTTCTTGAACTGGCCTTTGCCGAGGATATTGGCGACGGTGATCATACTACGCTTTGCAGCATTCCCGAAACAGCTACCGGAAAAGCCAGGTTGCTGATCAAGGAGGAGGGCATACTGGCGGGTGTTGAGGTTGCCAGGACGATTTTCAACCGTTTCGACAAGGAGCTGAAGATGGATGTTTTCATTAACGACGGTGCGCAGGTCAAGCCCGGTGACGTGGCATTCCTTGTCTCGGGAAAGGTGCAATCGTTGTTGCAGACAGAACGGTTGGTCCTGAACATCATGCAGCGCATGAGCGGAATTGCAACCACTACCGGGAAATATGTAAAGCTGCTTGAAGGAACCAAGACGAAAGTGCTTGACACCCGCAAAACCACACCCGGGATGCGGATGCTGGAGAAGCAGGCCGTGAAGATTGGAGGTGGAGAGAATCACCGTATCGGTCTGTTCGACATGATTCTGCTGAAAGACAACCACGTGGATTTTGCCGGGGGGATTGAAAATGCTATCCGCAGGGCACAACAATACTTGAAAGATAAGAAGAAACAACTGGCCATCGAAATTGAAGTTCGCAATTTCGACGAGCTTCGGCAGGCCCTTGCCGTGGGTGGGGTAGACAGGATCATGCTCGACAATTTCACCCCCGAACAGACTGCCGAGGCGGTAAGACTCGTCAACGGACGCGTTGAGTTGGAATCATCGGGTGGAATTACGTACGAAACGATCCGCCAATATGCGGAGTGTGGCGTGGATTACATTTCGGTAGGTGCGCTAACCCATTCGGTGAAAAGTTTGGACATGAGCTTGAAGGCAGTTGAATAA
- a CDS encoding dCMP deaminase family protein: protein MTDRKQLELDKRYMRMAFIWSENSYCKRRQVGAILVKDKMIISDGYNGTPSGFENVCEDEQNVTKPYVLHAEANAITKVARSNNSSDGATLYVTSSPCIECAKLIIQAGIRRVVYADSYRLSDGVELLKKANIELISVDL from the coding sequence ATGACAGATAGAAAACAGCTTGAACTCGATAAACGGTATATGCGGATGGCATTTATCTGGTCGGAGAATTCATACTGCAAGAGGCGCCAGGTGGGAGCCATCCTGGTAAAAGACAAGATGATCATTTCGGACGGATACAACGGAACCCCTTCCGGCTTTGAGAATGTCTGCGAGGATGAGCAGAATGTGACTAAACCCTACGTGCTTCATGCAGAGGCAAATGCCATCACCAAGGTTGCCCGTTCCAACAATAGCAGCGACGGAGCAACATTGTATGTAACCTCATCTCCTTGCATCGAGTGTGCCAAACTGATTATCCAGGCAGGCATCCGTAGAGTGGTCTATGCCGATTCCTATAGGTTGAGTGATGGGGTTGAATTGCTTAAGAAGGCAAATATAGAGTTGATTTCGGTCGATTTGTAA